A genomic stretch from Oncorhynchus keta strain PuntledgeMale-10-30-2019 unplaced genomic scaffold, Oket_V2 Un_scaffold_13320_pilon_pilon, whole genome shotgun sequence includes:
- the LOC127927355 gene encoding dexamethasone-induced Ras-related protein 1-like yields the protein MSPSENEFNIPAKNCHRMVILGSTKVGKTAIICRFLNERVEDQYTPTIEDFHRKLYSIRGDAYQLDILDTSGNHPFPAMRRLSILTGDVFILVFSLDNRDSFQEVQRLKRQIYETKSCLKNKTKENVDVPIVICGNKCDREFNREVQNEEIEKLVAGDEQCAYYEISAKRNTNIDQMFQTLFTMAKLPNEMSPDSHRKVSLQYCEVLQNSRRKSFRNKKYKDGEAYGIVAPFARRPSVHSDLRYIKEKAIGGGQSKQSCTIS from the exons ATGTCTCCTTCCGAGAACGAGTTCAACATCCCGGCCAAAAATTGCCACCGGATGGTGATTCTGGGCTCTACAAAAGTTGGCAAGACGGCCATCATCTGTCGGTTTCTGAACGAAAGAGTCGAGGACCAGTACACGCCGACCATAGAGGACTTTCATAGAAAATTATACAGCATTCGGGGAGATGCGTACCAGTTGGACATTCTGGACACCTCTGGAAACCATCCCTTCCCCGCTATGAGGAGACTCTCTATCCTTACTG GTGACGTTTTCATCCTGGTGTTCAGTCTGGATAACAGAGACTCCTTCCAAGAGGTCCAGCGCCTGAAGCGTCAAATTTACGAGACCAAGTCCTGCCTGAAAAACAAAACCAAAGAGAATGTGGATGTCCCGATCGTTATCTGCGGGAACAAGTGTGACCGGGAGTTTAACCGGGAGGTTCAGAATGAGGAGATTGAGAAGCTGGTGGCTGGTGATGAACAGTGTGCCTACTATGAGATCTCTGCAAAACGGAACACTAATATCGACCAGATGTTTCAGACTCTTTTTACCATGGCTAAACTGCCAAACGAGATGAGCCCGGACTCTCACCGCAAAGTTTCCTTACAGTACTGCGAAGTACTGCAAAACAGCAGAAGAAAATCTTTCAGAAATAAGAAATACAAAGACGGCGAGGCATACGGGATTGTGGCACCGTTCGCGCGCCGACCAAGCGTACACAGTGACTTGAGGTACATAAAAGAGAAAGCTATCGGAGGCGGACAGAGCAAACAGAGTTGCACCATCAGCTAA